From the genome of Anaplasma ovis str. Haibei, one region includes:
- the ppa gene encoding inorganic diphosphatase, producing MNLSAIGSGKSAPEEVNVVVEISKDSHPVKYELDKNCGAFCVDRFLPTAMYYPCNYGFIPETIAGDGDPVDVLVLTRFPVITGAVISSRPVGALMMSDESGEDVKVVAVPARKVDPYYDGVNDYSDLPQSFLDSVSHFFSFYKKLEKDKFVSVGAWKDAEFAKGLIRESMSSAAR from the coding sequence GTGAACTTAAGTGCGATTGGTAGTGGGAAGAGTGCTCCGGAAGAGGTTAATGTTGTTGTTGAGATCAGCAAGGATTCGCACCCTGTCAAGTACGAGCTTGATAAGAACTGTGGAGCGTTCTGTGTGGATAGGTTCCTGCCTACAGCCATGTACTACCCCTGCAATTACGGGTTTATCCCAGAAACTATTGCTGGTGATGGTGACCCAGTTGACGTTTTGGTGCTTACCAGGTTTCCGGTCATCACTGGTGCCGTAATTTCTTCGAGGCCTGTGGGCGCCCTTATGATGAGCGACGAGTCAGGCGAGGATGTTAAAGTTGTGGCGGTACCGGCGCGCAAGGTTGACCCCTACTATGACGGAGTTAATGACTATTCCGATCTGCCACAGTCATTCTTAGATTCCGTATCGCACTTTTTCTCCTTCTACAAAAAGCTTGAAAAGGACAAATTCGTTTCTGTAGGTGCGTGGAAAGATGCCGAATTTGCCAAGGGCCTAATACGTGAGTCAATGTCTTCTGCTGCCCGCTAG
- the rpsI gene encoding 30S ribosomal protein S9 produces the protein MTEGEEAAAPGGESVAKIDKFGRSYGTGGRKTAVAKVWLKVGSGVITVNGVECAQYFKRESLCRRVNAPFGVSSSVGCYDVKAVVSGGGISGQAGALAHGISKALKCMNPALHPVLRQSGFLTRDSRVVERKKYGQHKARKKCQFSKR, from the coding sequence ATGACAGAGGGTGAGGAGGCTGCCGCTCCTGGTGGCGAGTCTGTTGCTAAAATAGACAAATTTGGTCGCTCTTACGGTACTGGTGGTAGGAAAACTGCCGTTGCTAAGGTATGGTTAAAGGTGGGAAGTGGTGTGATCACGGTCAACGGGGTTGAGTGCGCACAATACTTCAAGAGGGAATCTCTATGTCGCAGGGTTAATGCCCCGTTTGGGGTTTCGTCGTCCGTTGGCTGCTATGATGTGAAGGCTGTAGTTTCTGGTGGCGGCATTTCCGGTCAGGCTGGGGCTTTGGCCCATGGTATCAGCAAGGCGCTAAAGTGCATGAATCCCGCGCTTCATCCCGTCTTAAGGCAATCTGGTTTCCTCACTAGAGATTCCAGGGTTGTGGAGCGTAAGAAGTACGGTCAGCATAAGGCCAGGAAGAAGTGCCAATTTTCTAAGAGATAG
- the rplM gene encoding 50S ribosomal protein L13: MGVLGARTFSLKASQVDKRWVLIDADGAVVGRLAAFVASVLRGKNKPEYTPHMDCGDNVIIINAGRARFTGNKRKDKVYYRHTGYPGGLKSCTPIDIERAGRPERIVKMAVWRMLGDGPLARRRFKNLKVYAGPVHGHDAQKPALLDFGAVNVKNARGRNDRG, from the coding sequence ATGGGTGTATTAGGCGCGAGAACTTTTTCTCTAAAGGCTAGCCAGGTAGACAAGCGTTGGGTGCTTATAGACGCTGATGGGGCGGTAGTCGGTAGACTTGCGGCGTTTGTTGCTAGCGTGTTGCGTGGCAAGAACAAGCCTGAGTACACACCCCACATGGACTGCGGAGATAATGTAATTATCATCAACGCTGGCCGCGCCAGATTTACTGGCAACAAGCGCAAGGACAAAGTCTACTACAGGCACACCGGGTACCCTGGTGGGCTGAAGAGCTGCACTCCCATAGATATTGAACGCGCCGGCCGTCCCGAGAGGATAGTAAAGATGGCTGTTTGGAGGATGCTGGGTGATGGCCCGTTGGCAAGGCGACGCTTCAAGAATCTCAAAGTGTACGCTGGTCCGGTCCATGGCCACGATGCTCAGAAGCCCGCGCTGCTGGACTTTGGTGCGGTGAACGTTAAGAATGCAAGGGGAAGAAATGACAGAGGGTGA
- a CDS encoding TolC family protein — MRIGFLLLSSACLVALSSGAYGTSLDEALKKTLENNYAIKAGVYRSLATKREIASAVIRGFLPRVTYDFVVQKDGRHASQSMSTLTLTQPMFDGAATLALDKAKHLHNAQDVGLALEKQKTLLSAIKTYMGVLTAYEVHKLNENNVKVFEQHMLAAEKRFSVGEITKTELAQARARFSAAKSDAMSAAGKLKAMEASYTRIVGEKPVDLKYPRHRLHIPESLQEAIEASKAGNLALTLSRCLYQASKRDVAIATAKKLLPSLSVSASELFPGISVNKASQRLEVRLRFPVFEQGTGFMDIDRAHKIRQHKLYSLREEMREIEESIILAWENLATSRSVLKSARDSARFTETALEAIKQEAKLNLKTTLDVLDVEQELLKARVNTINAHSELIVSQYNLLALTGQFNIN, encoded by the coding sequence ATGCGTATAGGATTTCTATTACTTTCGTCTGCCTGTTTAGTTGCCCTTTCTTCCGGGGCTTATGGGACCTCGCTGGATGAGGCGCTGAAAAAAACGCTGGAGAATAACTACGCCATCAAGGCAGGCGTGTATAGGAGCTTGGCCACCAAAAGGGAGATAGCCAGCGCGGTCATCAGGGGGTTCTTACCTAGAGTCACCTACGACTTCGTCGTACAGAAAGATGGTAGGCATGCATCGCAGAGTATGTCTACTTTGACCTTAACACAACCCATGTTCGATGGTGCAGCAACACTCGCCCTCGATAAGGCCAAACATTTACACAATGCGCAGGATGTGGGGCTCGCTCTGGAAAAACAGAAAACTTTACTGAGCGCAATAAAGACGTACATGGGAGTACTGACTGCGTATGAAGTACACAAATTGAACGAGAATAACGTAAAGGTTTTCGAGCAGCACATGCTTGCGGCAGAAAAACGATTTTCTGTAGGGGAGATCACAAAAACTGAGCTTGCCCAGGCGAGGGCGAGGTTTTCCGCCGCGAAGTCTGACGCTATGAGCGCAGCAGGTAAGTTAAAAGCCATGGAGGCAAGTTACACCCGCATAGTAGGGGAAAAACCGGTTGACTTGAAATACCCTAGGCATAGGCTACACATTCCCGAATCGCTGCAGGAAGCCATAGAAGCCTCAAAAGCTGGCAATCTTGCTCTCACACTATCGAGGTGTTTGTATCAGGCATCAAAACGCGATGTAGCCATAGCGACAGCCAAGAAACTGTTGCCATCGTTGAGTGTATCTGCATCTGAGCTGTTCCCAGGTATAAGTGTGAACAAGGCGTCGCAGCGATTGGAAGTGCGTTTGCGGTTCCCAGTCTTTGAGCAGGGAACAGGGTTCATGGATATAGACCGGGCACACAAAATTCGGCAACACAAGCTATATTCCTTGCGCGAAGAAATGCGGGAAATTGAGGAGTCGATAATACTGGCCTGGGAAAATTTGGCGACGTCTAGGTCTGTATTGAAATCCGCGCGCGACTCAGCCAGGTTTACTGAAACAGCGCTGGAGGCGATAAAGCAGGAAGCAAAGCTGAATTTAAAAACGACTTTAGACGTGCTGGATGTTGAACAGGAATTGCTCAAGGCAAGAGTGAACACGATAAACGCGCACAGCGAGTTGATTGTGAGCCAGTACAATTTACTTGCCTTAACTGGGCAATTTAATATTAATTAG
- a CDS encoding DUF2497 domain-containing protein, with the protein MSGSGSLQSIRDVVASIRKVILSDPQSHDDVMYLENPENLDVISYKREGPSVSGSVCATQSVGRVRHSKNFCSVGREVQQRQISCSMELTESSSLASFAESSTAPVGADESALLSRENIEAATKEIKKLVDAAMATESPAAAPSPPVEDSSKGLSVEELALSVLRPKLSEWLNENLPGLVREIVEREIGKLIKQQ; encoded by the coding sequence ATGAGTGGTTCCGGCAGTCTTCAGTCCATAAGGGATGTCGTTGCAAGTATAAGGAAGGTTATACTCAGCGACCCCCAATCGCATGATGACGTAATGTACCTGGAAAATCCAGAGAACTTGGATGTGATAAGCTACAAGAGGGAGGGCCCCAGCGTATCCGGCAGCGTTTGTGCCACGCAGAGTGTTGGTAGGGTACGCCACTCCAAGAATTTTTGTTCGGTGGGAAGGGAAGTGCAGCAACGCCAGATAAGTTGCTCCATGGAGCTAACCGAGAGTTCGTCCCTGGCCTCCTTTGCGGAAAGTAGCACAGCGCCGGTAGGTGCAGACGAAAGCGCTTTACTCTCTCGAGAGAACATAGAAGCAGCAACTAAAGAAATAAAAAAGCTGGTGGATGCGGCCATGGCCACAGAAAGCCCGGCAGCTGCCCCTAGCCCACCAGTGGAAGATAGCAGCAAGGGCCTCTCTGTTGAAGAGTTGGCGCTTAGTGTGCTGCGGCCTAAGCTTTCTGAGTGGTTGAATGAGAATCTGCCTGGGCTAGTTAGGGAGATTGTGGAAAGAGAGATCGGCAAGTTGATTAAACAACAGTGA
- a CDS encoding Mrp/NBP35 family ATP-binding protein, which translates to MFTEQDVRKILENITDPETGGNVASVGKFSITLNGGNVGVILDMPGQVTKSWEQNFKAKCINEIQKGIAGISNVTVALVQRRTSCIPKVKIKGVRSVVLVVSGKGGVGKSTVATQIALSLVRRGHKVALVDTDIYGSSIPHLLGADALAGIDRDGMIVPLENFGLKSISIGNLVENKSKAIVWRGPMLTKAIDKLMVGTSWGEIDYMIIDTPPGTGDVHISLAKFTITGAVVVSTPQKLSVLQVVKTCDMLANLNIKISGVVENMSYFFDGASGSRTYVFGTGGAQDISRLTGAPFLGDIRIDPEICQTSERRDPTIGNTDLLKAYDRITENMLASVTEGCAM; encoded by the coding sequence ATGTTTACCGAACAGGATGTTAGGAAAATTCTGGAGAATATTACAGATCCGGAAACAGGTGGCAACGTGGCTAGTGTTGGAAAATTCTCCATTACCCTAAATGGGGGCAATGTAGGTGTAATACTAGACATGCCCGGACAGGTTACTAAATCGTGGGAACAGAACTTCAAGGCGAAGTGTATAAACGAAATCCAGAAAGGTATAGCTGGCATATCAAATGTAACTGTCGCCCTAGTGCAAAGACGCACGTCATGCATACCCAAGGTTAAGATCAAAGGAGTGCGCAGTGTGGTGTTAGTTGTTTCTGGCAAAGGGGGTGTGGGAAAATCCACTGTAGCGACTCAAATTGCTCTGTCTCTTGTAAGGCGTGGACACAAAGTCGCGCTTGTGGATACAGACATTTATGGCTCCTCAATTCCACACCTACTTGGGGCTGACGCCCTGGCAGGAATCGACCGCGATGGCATGATAGTGCCCCTGGAAAATTTTGGGCTGAAAAGCATTTCGATTGGGAATCTTGTTGAGAACAAGAGCAAGGCGATAGTATGGCGGGGCCCCATGCTTACCAAGGCAATCGACAAACTCATGGTGGGCACAAGTTGGGGTGAGATAGACTACATGATAATTGATACACCCCCAGGCACTGGTGACGTGCATATTAGCCTTGCCAAATTTACTATAACCGGAGCAGTGGTAGTCTCCACTCCGCAGAAGCTGTCAGTGCTGCAGGTCGTGAAGACCTGTGATATGCTTGCAAATCTGAATATAAAAATATCCGGGGTTGTAGAGAATATGAGCTATTTTTTCGACGGCGCATCTGGCAGTAGAACCTACGTGTTTGGCACAGGAGGAGCGCAAGATATCTCTAGGCTGACTGGTGCACCGTTCCTCGGTGATATCAGAATTGACCCCGAGATTTGCCAAACCTCGGAGCGCAGAGACCCAACTATAGGGAATACAGACCTACTAAAAGCCTACGATCGAATCACAGAGAACATGCTAGCAAGCGTCACTGAGGGCTGTGCAATGTAA
- a CDS encoding ribose-phosphate diphosphokinase, with product MVIVPGSTATALAASLSSVTGFPVVTPCISRFADGEISVEFPNSAAEAPYKNVVLLQSLCKPANDSLMELLLLADVVRRTCAPDRMTAVVPYVCYSRQDRVTSRVVGEHGLVTSALSSKVVAKLLGSSGIDHLITVDLHSSQTVGFFEMPFTNLPVSGLFVEEIGDSHILEKLVVVAPDCGSLPRVREFVRALSEERKVSSVQVAVIDKYRESPGVSEVVHVIGSVKDRHCVILDDIVDSGGTLCNAAAALKTRGAMSVHARITHGVFSGSAVDAIEASELDSLVVTDTISGISFPEGKIKVQSVGKLLGDCVLSHFVGYKA from the coding sequence ATGGTAATAGTACCTGGCAGCACTGCCACGGCTCTTGCTGCAAGTTTGTCGAGTGTGACGGGGTTCCCGGTGGTCACACCCTGCATTTCTAGGTTCGCGGACGGGGAAATCAGCGTTGAGTTTCCAAATAGCGCTGCGGAAGCACCGTATAAGAATGTGGTCCTGCTTCAATCTTTGTGCAAACCCGCGAATGACAGCTTAATGGAGCTGTTGCTGCTGGCGGACGTTGTGCGGCGGACTTGCGCGCCAGACAGGATGACCGCTGTGGTGCCTTACGTGTGTTATTCTCGGCAGGATAGGGTAACGTCCCGGGTAGTGGGTGAGCATGGCTTGGTAACGTCAGCACTTAGCTCCAAGGTTGTCGCTAAGTTGCTAGGATCATCTGGAATAGATCACCTGATTACCGTAGACTTGCATTCCAGCCAGACAGTTGGGTTCTTCGAAATGCCGTTTACCAATCTGCCCGTATCGGGGCTGTTTGTCGAGGAGATTGGTGACAGTCACATACTGGAAAAGCTGGTGGTCGTGGCACCTGACTGTGGGTCTTTGCCCAGAGTTAGAGAGTTTGTTCGGGCGTTGTCAGAAGAGCGCAAGGTCAGCTCTGTGCAGGTAGCAGTGATTGACAAATATCGCGAAAGCCCCGGAGTATCTGAAGTGGTGCACGTGATTGGTAGCGTTAAGGATAGGCACTGCGTCATCTTGGACGATATAGTAGACTCGGGAGGTACGCTGTGCAATGCGGCTGCAGCCCTGAAAACGAGGGGAGCCATGAGTGTGCACGCACGCATAACCCACGGCGTGTTCTCTGGAAGCGCGGTTGACGCTATAGAAGCGTCAGAACTGGACTCTCTGGTTGTAACAGACACAATTAGCGGAATATCTTTCCCAGAGGGCAAGATAAAGGTACAATCGGTAGGCAAGCTTTTGGGGGATTGCGTACTTTCGCACTTTGTTGGGTACAAGGCATGA
- a CDS encoding aspartyl/glutamyl-tRNA amidotransferase subunit C, with amino-acid sequence MSKFSDEGAAYSVGREELVRGARLVRLRVPEHEADRYCKELGSVVAWFNMLSEVDTEGVDPVLYGGVPRLSQVRDDVVDDGGIRDQVLSHSEAGTEAGCFFVKRVIE; translated from the coding sequence ATGAGTAAGTTCTCGGATGAAGGAGCGGCCTACAGCGTGGGGCGCGAAGAGCTCGTTAGGGGAGCCAGGTTGGTGAGGCTCAGGGTGCCGGAACATGAGGCTGATCGGTACTGCAAGGAGCTCGGTAGTGTGGTCGCGTGGTTTAATATGTTGTCTGAGGTCGACACAGAAGGTGTAGACCCCGTACTGTACGGGGGGGTGCCTCGTCTATCGCAGGTACGTGATGACGTTGTGGATGATGGGGGAATCAGAGATCAGGTGCTTTCTCACTCTGAAGCGGGCACAGAAGCCGGATGCTTTTTCGTGAAAAGGGTCATAGAGTAA
- the acnA gene encoding aconitate hydratase AcnA, with amino-acid sequence MTCLDSLQTRRQLRVGGGSHDYFALDAAYQGLGLNGTKLPFVLKILLENLLRNEDGVHVTLGDLKRLANRINTGTECEVSFMPTRVIMQDFTGVPALVDLAAMRDYVQEKGCDPSLINPKIPVDLVIDHSVQVDFYGTQDALAKNVRLEMSRNLERYKFLKWGQSAFSNLRVIPPGTGICHQVNLEHLAKIVWNCGGVLCPDTVVGTDSHTTMVNGIAVLGWGVGGIEAEAVMIGQPIVMTVPEVLGVELRGKLREGVTATDTVLTITNILRKKSVVGKFVEFYGEGLKNLSVFDRATIANMAPEYGATCGFFPFDQGTLDYLDITGRSKEDIDVVETYLRAQGLWYKNGSGAAYSDELTVDLAEVQPVVAGPKMPQERVLLSQVPRTLAGCATHRKTEHNSVVKNGDVVIAAITSCTNTSNPHVMIAAGLVARKAKQLGIRPKSWVKTSLTPGSRVVEAYLQASGLQECLDDIGFNIAGYGCATCIGNSGPLAGEIESLIKAQDLLVASVLSGNRNFEGRIHPCVKANFLASPPLVVIYALAGTVLLDLTRDPVCQDSRGNDVFLRDLWPSSREIGEVIAKFVSREVFAEKYKDVFSGDDIWKNVEYNGDATYNWEPGSTYVQSPPYFMGEPSSRVAGRKFNISGARILMLLGSGVTTDHISPAGNIPVESPAGEFLMRNGVQERDFNSYGARRGNHHVMLRGTFANIRIKNEMLNEVRGGFTKHVPTERVMTVFEAAMLYREANVPLVIIARQGYGAGSSRDWAAKGTLLLGVRAVIAEDFERIHRSNLVGMGVLPLTFKRTSDNVFSGNEVITLSGSVGVGEEIVCKIREVDGSEREIPLLCAINTEVEEEYLASGGVLHYVLKRMVGESIAGDA; translated from the coding sequence GTGACGTGCTTGGATTCTCTACAAACACGCAGGCAGTTACGTGTAGGCGGGGGTTCCCACGACTACTTCGCATTGGATGCGGCCTACCAGGGGCTGGGCCTCAATGGCACTAAGCTTCCGTTTGTGCTCAAGATTTTGCTGGAGAATCTGTTGCGTAACGAGGATGGCGTTCATGTTACGCTTGGTGACCTCAAAAGGCTAGCTAACCGCATAAACACAGGTACGGAGTGTGAAGTAAGTTTCATGCCTACCAGGGTTATTATGCAAGATTTTACTGGGGTGCCCGCGCTTGTGGACCTGGCAGCCATGCGCGATTATGTGCAGGAGAAGGGATGCGACCCGAGCTTAATAAATCCAAAAATTCCTGTGGATCTGGTAATAGACCATTCCGTGCAGGTTGATTTCTACGGCACACAAGATGCACTGGCGAAAAATGTTAGGCTGGAGATGTCGCGAAATTTGGAGCGTTATAAATTCCTCAAGTGGGGGCAGTCCGCATTTAGCAACCTTCGTGTAATACCACCTGGTACTGGTATATGCCACCAGGTTAATCTAGAACATCTGGCCAAAATTGTATGGAACTGCGGCGGAGTTCTGTGTCCGGACACTGTTGTTGGGACTGATAGCCACACCACAATGGTAAACGGAATTGCGGTATTGGGGTGGGGTGTTGGCGGCATAGAGGCAGAAGCTGTAATGATTGGGCAGCCGATAGTCATGACAGTCCCCGAGGTGTTGGGGGTAGAGCTACGCGGCAAGTTGCGCGAAGGTGTAACTGCGACAGATACGGTGCTGACTATTACTAACATTCTCAGAAAGAAAAGCGTAGTAGGAAAATTTGTCGAGTTTTACGGAGAGGGGCTAAAGAACCTATCCGTGTTTGATCGAGCTACAATTGCAAATATGGCACCGGAATACGGCGCAACCTGTGGATTCTTCCCATTCGATCAGGGCACGCTGGACTATCTAGACATCACCGGGCGCTCGAAAGAAGATATAGACGTTGTTGAGACATATCTGCGTGCGCAGGGCTTGTGGTACAAGAATGGCAGCGGGGCAGCTTATTCAGACGAGCTCACCGTGGATTTGGCGGAAGTACAACCTGTTGTTGCGGGGCCTAAAATGCCGCAGGAACGGGTTTTGCTGTCTCAAGTTCCGCGCACTCTGGCGGGGTGTGCAACACATAGAAAAACTGAGCACAACTCTGTCGTGAAAAATGGAGACGTAGTTATTGCGGCGATTACCAGTTGTACTAACACCTCTAACCCACATGTGATGATAGCGGCGGGGCTTGTTGCGCGTAAGGCAAAACAACTTGGCATTAGGCCCAAGTCTTGGGTTAAAACTTCCCTCACACCTGGTTCTAGGGTTGTTGAGGCATACTTGCAGGCTTCAGGTTTGCAGGAATGCCTGGATGACATCGGGTTCAATATTGCTGGGTACGGGTGTGCAACCTGCATAGGAAATTCTGGCCCACTTGCCGGAGAAATTGAAAGCCTGATCAAAGCGCAAGATTTGCTAGTGGCATCTGTGCTATCTGGCAACCGGAATTTTGAGGGGAGAATACATCCGTGCGTTAAGGCCAATTTTCTTGCCTCGCCACCTCTTGTGGTTATCTACGCCTTGGCGGGCACGGTTCTCTTGGATCTTACGCGCGATCCGGTGTGTCAGGATTCCAGAGGCAACGATGTTTTCTTGCGTGACCTATGGCCTTCAAGCCGTGAAATTGGAGAGGTAATTGCAAAATTTGTATCCAGGGAAGTATTTGCGGAAAAGTACAAGGACGTCTTCAGTGGTGATGACATTTGGAAGAACGTTGAATACAATGGTGATGCAACCTACAATTGGGAGCCTGGTAGCACATACGTGCAGAGCCCCCCCTATTTTATGGGGGAACCCAGCAGCAGGGTGGCTGGCAGGAAGTTTAACATAAGTGGTGCCAGGATACTGATGTTGCTTGGCAGCGGTGTTACTACTGACCATATTTCTCCTGCTGGCAATATTCCTGTAGAGAGCCCCGCGGGTGAGTTTCTTATGCGTAATGGCGTCCAAGAACGAGACTTCAATTCGTATGGCGCCAGGAGAGGCAACCATCACGTAATGTTACGTGGTACCTTTGCCAACATCAGGATAAAAAATGAGATGCTCAATGAAGTGCGGGGCGGGTTCACAAAGCACGTCCCAACAGAAAGGGTTATGACGGTGTTTGAGGCTGCTATGCTCTACAGGGAGGCCAATGTGCCGCTAGTGATTATTGCGAGACAGGGATATGGTGCGGGGTCTAGTAGGGACTGGGCGGCAAAGGGTACGTTGCTGCTTGGGGTCAGGGCAGTAATAGCGGAAGACTTTGAACGCATACACAGATCCAACCTGGTAGGCATGGGAGTATTACCGCTAACTTTCAAACGGACTAGTGACAATGTGTTTTCCGGCAATGAAGTGATCACGTTAAGCGGAAGCGTGGGTGTCGGCGAGGAAATTGTGTGTAAAATTCGTGAGGTGGATGGCTCTGAACGAGAAATTCCACTATTGTGTGCGATAAACACTGAAGTTGAGGAAGAGTACCTTGCCTCCGGAGGTGTGCTGCACTACGTCCTGAAGAGGATGGTTGGAGAGAGTATTGCTGGTGATGCGTGA
- the apaG gene encoding Co2+/Mg2+ efflux protein ApaG, whose amino-acid sequence MTTLGCGGATGLIEVEVTPSYLEEHSMPHENCYIWLYSVKIKNVGDSTVQLLKRSWKIIDSKGMINEVSGSGVVGRQPVLKPGGFFEYTSGTCLSTPSGVMNGWYQFVDEDKAQVFYVDVPTFSLDSPYDIVRLN is encoded by the coding sequence ATGACGACGCTTGGGTGTGGCGGTGCGACTGGTCTGATAGAGGTTGAGGTAACTCCGAGTTATCTCGAAGAGCATTCTATGCCGCACGAGAATTGCTACATATGGCTTTACAGCGTCAAGATAAAAAACGTCGGCGATTCTACGGTGCAGCTGCTGAAGCGCAGCTGGAAGATAATAGATTCTAAAGGCATGATAAACGAGGTTAGCGGGTCTGGTGTGGTAGGGCGGCAGCCCGTGCTAAAGCCTGGGGGGTTTTTCGAGTACACTAGTGGTACGTGCCTGAGTACTCCGTCTGGGGTTATGAATGGGTGGTACCAATTTGTGGATGAGGACAAAGCGCAAGTGTTCTACGTAGACGTGCCCACCTTTTCGCTCGATAGCCCGTACGATATCGTTAGGCTTAACTAG
- a CDS encoding 5-(carboxyamino)imidazole ribonucleotide synthase, translating into MHKSHAHTGATIGIVGGGQLGKMTSLAASQMGYRTHVFAEHYDDPAVFVTNTSTIASFSDDSKLLDFASTVNLAVIEFENIPTSAIDVIATKAPVHPGRTALYVAQNRIREKQHMRGLGVPVADFAVVNCYEELLEGIDDIGYPCLLKTAELGYDGRGQYMLKSSSDIARVSSLDWSRGYILEKFVDIHEEISLIIAVAADGSYELFPIAQNYHIDGILDRSIVPAQVKNSVRKQAAEMAVTIATSLGVVGILAVEFFITTGGLLLVNEIAPRPHNSGHWSMDACNVSQFEQLVRAACGLPLRRVQLLAPCVTENVFGDTAAVYQTHSHPCSSIHIYGKREPRQRRKMGHVNTLRY; encoded by the coding sequence ATGCACAAATCACATGCACACACTGGTGCCACCATTGGCATCGTAGGTGGCGGACAACTTGGTAAGATGACTTCCTTGGCCGCATCACAAATGGGTTACAGGACCCACGTATTTGCGGAACATTATGATGACCCGGCAGTCTTTGTCACTAACACCTCTACCATTGCGAGTTTTAGCGATGACAGCAAGCTGCTGGATTTTGCATCTACGGTTAACCTCGCAGTCATAGAATTTGAAAACATACCCACTAGTGCAATAGACGTCATCGCGACAAAGGCCCCCGTACACCCCGGAAGAACTGCACTGTATGTTGCACAAAACAGGATACGAGAAAAGCAGCATATGCGCGGACTTGGCGTCCCAGTGGCAGATTTTGCAGTAGTTAATTGTTATGAAGAACTGCTAGAGGGTATTGATGACATCGGCTACCCATGCTTACTCAAGACCGCGGAGCTCGGATACGACGGCAGGGGGCAGTACATGCTGAAAAGCAGCAGCGATATAGCCAGGGTATCATCCCTAGATTGGAGTCGAGGCTATATTTTGGAAAAGTTTGTCGACATACATGAGGAGATTTCCTTGATTATTGCTGTAGCAGCAGATGGGTCATACGAGCTATTTCCAATCGCACAGAATTACCACATCGATGGTATTTTAGACAGGTCAATCGTACCTGCACAGGTAAAAAATTCTGTGCGCAAGCAGGCAGCGGAAATGGCCGTCACCATAGCAACTTCGCTTGGTGTCGTGGGAATTCTAGCCGTTGAGTTTTTTATCACAACAGGTGGGTTGCTGTTGGTGAACGAGATAGCACCACGCCCGCACAATTCCGGCCACTGGAGCATGGACGCATGTAATGTAAGCCAATTTGAGCAGCTGGTGCGCGCAGCGTGTGGCCTACCGCTTCGGAGGGTGCAGCTACTTGCACCTTGCGTCACAGAGAACGTTTTTGGCGACACGGCTGCAGTCTACCAAACGCACTCGCATCCGTGCAGCAGCATACACATATACGGCAAGCGAGAACCTAGGCAGCGTAGAAAGATGGGGCACGTAAATACTCTCAGGTACTAG